CACTTCGGGGTTCTGCAGCACCCCGAAACACTCACGACTCGCGGCTAGGCGGACTGGACGGGCAGGCCCGCCTCGACCCAGTCCTGGATGCCCTCCCGGTACTTGCGGACGTCGGTGTAGCCGAGCTGCTCCAGCTTCACCGCGACCTCCTGGCTGTTCCCGCAGGCCGGGTTCGAGCAGTAGACGGCGATCGTCGCGTCCTTGTCCGGCAGCACGTCGACCGCCTTCGCCGCGACCTGGCCCGCGGTCAGCTCGACGGCCCCCGGCAGGTGCTGCTGGGCGTAGTACGACCCGCCGAGCGCGTCCACGACCGTCACCGTCCCGGCATCGATCCGCGCCTTGAGCTCGTCCCGGCTGATCAACTCCGTCATCGGTTCCTCCTCGATCCATCCGGACCACGGTCCGGTTAACGCCGGGAACGCTACCGGACCGCGGTCCGGTTGTCGAGTAGGATCGACGCCATGGCCGAGGAGCTGCACCGCATCGCGAACCGACCGCCGCAGGAGCGAGCCGATGCTGCGCGCAACCGGCAGCGCGTGCTGACCGCCGCCGCCGGGCTGTTCGCCGAGCACGGCGTGGACGGCGTGACCATGGACGCCGTCGCGCAAGCCGCCGGAGTC
This portion of the Saccharopolyspora antimicrobica genome encodes:
- a CDS encoding rhodanese-like domain-containing protein, giving the protein MTELISRDELKARIDAGTVTVVDALGGSYYAQQHLPGAVELTAGQVAAKAVDVLPDKDATIAVYCSNPACGNSQEVAVKLEQLGYTDVRKYREGIQDWVEAGLPVQSA